The genomic DNA GTTGGCGTTGGCGATATTGTTGGAGATGATATCCAAGCGCTTCATCGAGTTAATACTGCCGCTGAGGGCGGCATACAATCCGCTGTTCATACGCTTCCTTTCCTTTGTTACCGGAACGTCTTCATCTTGGTCCGTAGCCGCATGATCGCCTGGCTGTGCAGCTGGCAGATGCGCGACTCGGTGAGGCTCAGAACGGCGCCGATCTCTTTGAGATTCAGCTCTTCAAAATAATAAAGGGTAACTACAATCCTTTCTTTCTCAGGCAGCCCTTCGATTGCCTCGGAAAGACCATCTACCATCTGCCGCGCCATCAACTGGTTCTGCGGACTGACAACTCGTTCGTCCTCAAGCACATCCAGCAGGCCGAACGGACTCCCCTCTTCATCTTCCCAGGAATCGTCGAGGCTGACCACCGACAGGAAATGGACCTCTTCCAGCAGCTGGAAGTACTCCTGCAGATCCATCTCCATGGCAGAGGCAACTTCCTCGCTGGTCGGGTTCCGGCCAAGCTTTTGCTCCAGCACGGCAAACTCGCGTTCCAGCCGCTTGAATTTCTCTCGCAGAGACCGGGTCAACCAATCCTGGGAACGGAGTTCATCCATGATTGTCCCGCGGATCCGCTGCTCAACAAAGGTCTTGAACTGAACGCCGCGGGTCGGATCAAACCGCTCGGCAGCAGTGATGAGCCCGATCACGGCAGCGCTCATCAGGTCTTCACGATCAAGATGATGCGGCAATTGAGCGGCAATCTTGCCGACCAGGAATTTGACAAGCGGCAGGTGAGCAACGATCAGTTCATCCCTGTTGGGAATGGTTGCCCGTTGCGCCTCCTCTTCGTATGCCTTCAGCAGGCAATTCATACGGTATCCATATTGTAAGATTTCTGCGCGAAGTTTCGCCGGAAAAGGAACTGGATGTTCCCTTTCATGCGCGCGGCAGTGACATGTTCACTCATATGCTTGGCCAGCTTGGAAAAACACCGGGCCGATTTTGACTCCGGGAACAGATCTATGACCGCTTTCTGGCTTCTCACCGAATCGACCAGCTTGTCATCCCACAAGATGCAACCGATGTAATCCAGTGAGATGTCAAGGAAACGGCTGGTGACATGGGACAGACGGGAGAACACCAGCAGAGCGTCCCTGGTGTCCCGCACCATGTTGACCAACACCTTGAATCTTCGTTCGTCGTACCTTGTGGCAAGGAGCTTGATCAGGGCATAGACGTCGGTGATGGAAGTCGGTTCCGGTGAGACCACAACGACTATCTCCTGGGCCGCAGTATTGAAGTAAGTCACGTTTTCGGAAATTCCAGCCTCGGTGTCGATGATAACGACATCGAACTCCTCTTCCAGTTCGTCCAGCTCCTCCAGGATCCGCATCCGCTCGCAGTAGCCGAGGCTGGTGTATTCCTGAACGCCGGAACCGGCAGGAACAAGCTTGATCCCCGCCGGGCCGGTCATGATGATCTCCTTGAGCCGCTTCTCGCCGGAAAGGACGTGGTTCAGGGTGAAATGCGGAGAGAGCCCGAGCAGGACATCAATGTTGCCCACACCAAGGTCGGCATCAATAATCAGCACCCGTTTGCCCTGTTGGGAAAGCGCTATGGCGAGATTGGCAACTACGTTGCTCTTGCCGACCCCCCCCTTGCCGCTGGTAACTGAGATGACCCTGACACCGCGCCCTGCACCATCTACCTTTGCCTGATGCTGTACCCGCTTGGTGTTGTCCATGGACCGCACCAACTGCCTTAATGAATCTGCCTGATCTTGATGGCCGCTCATCATGTTCATTTTACGCATTCTCCTTCATGACGAGATTAGCCAGTTTACGCGGGGTCGCCACCACAATATCCTCAGGCACCATTTGGCCGTTGGTAAAATAGGAAAGCGGCAGCTTGCACCGATGATGGGTATTCACGATACTCCCAAGATTCTCCGCTTCGTCAAGCTTGGTAAAAAGCAGGCTTGAAATCGGCAGCACGCTGAAGTTGGTGATAGCGTCGGCCAGTTCCTTGTCTCTGGTTGTTGCTGAAAGACAGAGATGCATTTCAATGTCGAGCCCGGAATCCAACAGTGCCTTCAATTCATCCAGGCGACCATGGTCCTTGGGGCTTCTACCTGCAGTGTCGATGATGATCAGATCCTTGTCGGCGTGGGTTTCAGTCGCCTTTGCCAGATCCTGAGAGGTGACAGCGATCTCCAGCGGCACCCCCATGATCTTGGAATAAGTCTTGAGCTGTTCGAACGCCCCGACCCTGAAATTGTCGGTGGTGACGAGGGCAACCTTGGCGCCCTTGTGCATGGCATACATTGCTGCAAGCTTGGCTGTGGTAGTGGTCTTGCCCACACCGGTGGGGCCGACCAGGGCGATGATTCGCGGACCGTTCTTTTTCATCCGAAGCGGACCGGCAGTTTTAATGACGCTGGAGAAGGCATCGATTAGAGAGAGCTTCAACTCTTTCTGATCATCGGTAATTTCCGCCATGGGGCGGACATGCTCCAGCAGCGGCCCAACGGCGTCCTTTTCTATACCGGCCTCGCGCAACTCACCAGAAAGCCTGGCAAGGACCCGCTCGACGCCCTGCAGTTCCGAATCCAGAATCTTCACATCCTCCGGCTCGGCCTTGTGCTGGGGAAATGCCGCGGGCACCACGTCAGGCTTTTCTTTAACCTTGATGGCATTCAAGAGGTACTGTTTCAGCTCCTCCATATCCTCTTTGGGGATGGTCCTGGCAATGTTGCCGGTGCCGTTGTCTCCACCGGATTTCGGCGCGGTCACCTCGGCCTTGAATGGCACCGGCGGCGGATTCTCCCGGGTCGAGAGCTTTTCAACCTTCTCGCGAAGATCGCGGAGTTCCCGCGCCAAAGGTCCGAGCATCGACTTCTGGAACTCCTCTTTCGTCGTAAGCTCTCGCTCTTCCTTCTCACGCGGGGCAGGGACCGGTTTTGGCGCCGGCCGCGGATCAATCGCCGCGGTCACCTCAAAAAACGGTTTGGAGAAAATTCCCAGAATCCCTTTTCTCCGTTCCTTGCGCGAAGAGAGGATCATCGCGTCAGAGCCCATCTCGGCCTTAACCATCCTCAGGGCCTCGGACATGTCTGTAGCCTTGAATGTTTTAACTAGCATCGATGCTCACCACTCCAAAAGATTGAATTTTTATGTGGGGCGGAATTTCGTTATGGGAAAGTACTGCAAGATTTGGAATGAACCGGTCGGTCAGGAACTTCACATGGCGACGGATATTGGGCGAAGCGATCAAAACCGGCGATGTACCCGACTGCTCGAACTTCTCCAGAAGGTTGCGGATACTGTTGATCACCCTCTGCGCCACTCCTGGCTCTATCGCCAGATAGCTCCCCTGCTCGGTGACCTGGACCGATTCGGCGATAACCTCTTCAACATCCCGATCCAGGGTCACCAGAAAGAGCACATCGTCTTCGCGCTTGTATTGCTCCACAATGTAGCGCCCCAGCCCCTGTCGCACAAATTCAGTAAGAATATCCGGGTCCTTGGTCACCGAAGCGTAGTCGGCCAGCGTCTCCAGGATCGTTCTCAGATCCCGTACCGAGACATTCTCTTTGAGCAGGTTCTTGATCACCCGCAGCACGGTCCCCAGGTTAAGCAGGTTCGGGACCAGCTCCTCAATAACCTTGGGATAAGTCGCAGCAAGATTGTCCAGAAGTTGCTGCAGTTCCTGACGCCCAACCAGTTCGCTCGAATGCTTCTTGATGATTTCGCTGATATGGGTGGCAATGATCGTGGTATTGTCGACGACCGTGTAACCCTGCTGCTGGGCACGTTCCCGCTCAGCACCCTTGATCCATACCGAAGGCAGGCCAAAGACCGGCTCGGTTGTCCTCAGCCCCTCAACACCACCGGTGGAACCACCGGTATCCATTGCCAGAAACTGACCAGCAAGCTCGCCACCACCGACCTTGGCACCCCTGATCAGAATGGCGTATTCGTTCGGCTTTAACTGCAGGTTGTCGTGGATATGAATCGGCGGCACCACAAATCCCATTTTCTGGGCAAACTGTTTGCGGATCGATCGGATTCTTTCGAGCAGCTCCCCTTCCTGGGCAGCGTCGACGAGAGGGACCAGGCTGTAGCCGACTTCCAGTTCAAGCATGTCGAGCGGCCTGATGGCTCCGCTTTGATCAACAGCCTCTTCAGGAGCGCGAAGATCTGCGATCTCTGCCTCTTCTATGACTTCAGCAGCATGAGTGCTGCCGAGCTTACCGGCAAGGTAGGCCACGCCCGACAGCAGGAAAAAGGCAAAATGAGGCAACCCCGGCACCAAAGCCAACCCGAACATGACCCCCGAGGTAATATAAAACGCTTTCGGGTACAGCATCATCTGGCCGGTCATCTCATGGCCAAAGTTGTTCTCGTCAGCGGAGCGGGTCACAATCATGGCAGCAGCGGTTGAGATTACCAGTGCCGGGATCTGGGCGACCAACCCTTCGCCGATAGTAAGCAGGGTGTAATTGGAAAGGGCATCGGCAAGCGCCATCCCTTGCTGCCAGACGCCAATGATGAAGCCGCCGATAATATTCACCAGAATGATCAGGACCCCGGCGACGGCATCCCCCCTGACGAACTTGCTGGCACCGTCCATCGAACCGTAAAAATCCGCTTCGCGCCCC from Geoanaerobacter pelophilus includes the following:
- the flhA gene encoding flagellar biosynthesis protein FlhA, yielding MAQTSAPAVQLAAIKSNSDVYLALAVIGVLALMIIPLPPFMLDIFLAANITTGLAILLVALYIQQPLEFSVFPSLLLITTLFRLALNIASTRLILLHGSEGAESAGAVIKAFGQFVVGGNYVVGAVIFLILVIINFVVITKGAGRVAEVAARFTLDAMPGKQMAIDADLGSGLINEQEAKARRIKLGREADFYGSMDGASKFVRGDAVAGVLIILVNIIGGFIIGVWQQGMALADALSNYTLLTIGEGLVAQIPALVISTAAAMIVTRSADENNFGHEMTGQMMLYPKAFYITSGVMFGLALVPGLPHFAFFLLSGVAYLAGKLGSTHAAEVIEEAEIADLRAPEEAVDQSGAIRPLDMLELEVGYSLVPLVDAAQEGELLERIRSIRKQFAQKMGFVVPPIHIHDNLQLKPNEYAILIRGAKVGGGELAGQFLAMDTGGSTGGVEGLRTTEPVFGLPSVWIKGAERERAQQQGYTVVDNTTIIATHISEIIKKHSSELVGRQELQQLLDNLAATYPKVIEELVPNLLNLGTVLRVIKNLLKENVSVRDLRTILETLADYASVTKDPDILTEFVRQGLGRYIVEQYKREDDVLFLVTLDRDVEEVIAESVQVTEQGSYLAIEPGVAQRVINSIRNLLEKFEQSGTSPVLIASPNIRRHVKFLTDRFIPNLAVLSHNEIPPHIKIQSFGVVSIDAS
- a CDS encoding FliA/WhiG family RNA polymerase sigma factor, which gives rise to MNCLLKAYEEEAQRATIPNRDELIVAHLPLVKFLVGKIAAQLPHHLDREDLMSAAVIGLITAAERFDPTRGVQFKTFVEQRIRGTIMDELRSQDWLTRSLREKFKRLEREFAVLEQKLGRNPTSEEVASAMEMDLQEYFQLLEEVHFLSVVSLDDSWEDEEGSPFGLLDVLEDERVVSPQNQLMARQMVDGLSEAIEGLPEKERIVVTLYYFEELNLKEIGAVLSLTESRICQLHSQAIMRLRTKMKTFR
- the flhF gene encoding flagellar biosynthesis protein FlhF, producing the protein MLVKTFKATDMSEALRMVKAEMGSDAMILSSRKERRKGILGIFSKPFFEVTAAIDPRPAPKPVPAPREKEERELTTKEEFQKSMLGPLARELRDLREKVEKLSTRENPPPVPFKAEVTAPKSGGDNGTGNIARTIPKEDMEELKQYLLNAIKVKEKPDVVPAAFPQHKAEPEDVKILDSELQGVERVLARLSGELREAGIEKDAVGPLLEHVRPMAEITDDQKELKLSLIDAFSSVIKTAGPLRMKKNGPRIIALVGPTGVGKTTTTAKLAAMYAMHKGAKVALVTTDNFRVGAFEQLKTYSKIMGVPLEIAVTSQDLAKATETHADKDLIIIDTAGRSPKDHGRLDELKALLDSGLDIEMHLCLSATTRDKELADAITNFSVLPISSLLFTKLDEAENLGSIVNTHHRCKLPLSYFTNGQMVPEDIVVATPRKLANLVMKENA
- a CDS encoding MinD/ParA family protein, producing the protein MNMMSGHQDQADSLRQLVRSMDNTKRVQHQAKVDGAGRGVRVISVTSGKGGVGKSNVVANLAIALSQQGKRVLIIDADLGVGNIDVLLGLSPHFTLNHVLSGEKRLKEIIMTGPAGIKLVPAGSGVQEYTSLGYCERMRILEELDELEEEFDVVIIDTEAGISENVTYFNTAAQEIVVVVSPEPTSITDVYALIKLLATRYDERRFKVLVNMVRDTRDALLVFSRLSHVTSRFLDISLDYIGCILWDDKLVDSVRSQKAVIDLFPESKSARCFSKLAKHMSEHVTAARMKGNIQFLFRRNFAQKSYNMDTV